CATCCAATTTTTCTTCCTTTGTCTTTTAACAGTCTTTAGTTGGTTTTCCGTCTACATGAGTTCTTATAGATTTTAAAATATGTAAATTGTaaaaataaacatttttcatggattaaaaaatattcatgaatataAGAATGTTCATGTATGTCAATAAATGTTCAtggatttttaaaaatgttcatgtatttaaaAAGTACTCGTGAATTTTAAAATTGATTTCTTTAAAGTTCACGAACTAAAAAAAGTAGAAATACagaaaaataatagaaaatgaACAACAGAAAGGAAAGAACAAAGGGACGACTATGTGTAAGTCAACTAATTTTTTTATGCATGTCAATATATTTTTGCCGACAGATCTTCATCCAATGGCCAATATCACGCCGCCACTATCATATTCTTCCTCTCGcaccgcctcccagcccggccctAACCGTCAACCCCCACCACCCATGGCTGGTGGCACTCCCGCGACCGGCCCGCTCTCCCCCCACCACCTTGCTCACCTCCACCCAGCCAACCCTATACCCCCCCTTCCCCCAAAGTTTCGTACTCGCCCGTCCACGGCTCGGCCTCGTCGCGGTCGGCACTCCTCATGCTGACGCCACCGCTTTCAGCCTTGCGCTTCTCAAAATTCACTCGCCTTACCACTAGCCCACGCTAAAAGGAAAACCAGAGGAAAGAAACCCAACTAAACCCATAGAAccagaaggaaaaagaaaaatgaaaaacagaCGAACCCCAAAAGAAAATCAGGTGCGCTTGCTCGCATTGGTAAATAGGCCTGCCCCTAATTTTTTTTAAAGGCCTGGCCCATAGCAGCTTGCCCTGGCGATTGCTCGCGTCGAATTCCGTGCGAGCGGGCGAGCCGAAGCCACGACCTCTCTGCTTTCATTCGAACGTTACTCGACCCGATTTCAACTCCATTCCCTCCTTCCATATTTACTCCCCCCCTTTCCAGCCGTTAGCGCTCTCTCGCTCCgattcgccaccgccgccgccctaaacatccccctctccctccccctctcccccctctcgccGCGACGGAGGAGCACGGATCGGCGACCAGGTGAGGTGAGGACTCAGCGTCTGGCTTCTCGATCTCCTGCCGTTGGAGGGTGGCTGTTGTACCCGGCGGGTTTCCGATTTCATTACGTCCCTTCTCTGGTACGCTCCGGTTCTTGATGGCTTCGCTTGGTGCGGTCGCCGTACCGCGGTTAGATTTGGGGTACTTTTTCCGTTCTAGTCCGTGCCATGCCCGCTGTGGTACTGGTATTTCAGGTGGAGACGGGCTTGGAGTTCCCGTTCCCAGTTCTCATCCAAGAAATCGCAGTTCTTTGTTACCCCGTTGCAAATTATTCTACCCAAGAAACAACCTGGGTCTCACTTCGTGGGATTAGCTGTGCCAGAATTTCCGGGTTTCGTTGCTCGCTGCGGAATCCTCCTCTGCCAGGCAGGCGAAGATTCGGCGGGGATTTTGTTTTGGGGGTTTGATTTTGTTCCTCCAAACTTTCCAACGTCTGTCTATACTGGTTTTGCGTTTGCTTCTAAAAGTATTTGGCCGCCATTCTTGTTTTCCTTTTCTGGCTGAAAATACCGCAATCCcttcttgttttgtttttattaACTTCTCTCCAGGAGGCAGATCTTGACAGTGTGACTTTTGGTGTATCTATTGCTGCAGGTAGATCGGAGCAGTATAAGAAATTTCCTGCCAAGGTTGGTTAGTTGATAACAAGCACACAGGCACAATGGCTGCTGAAGTGGGGCAGCCGTTCAGTGGATGGTCACACTCAGATTCGCCCTACAACGACCTCTGCACACAGGTAGTATCCTCTGCTTCGTTCGAAATCATTCGTTGCGTCACCTTTGGTTGCGCACCTGAATTATCAACATAAATCTCATAGTTAAATGGCTCCTGATATCGCAGTGCTGTTGGGAAATATTTGAGATGTTAACATTGCATGACATAGTTGATGCTGCCTGAATCTTGTTTCTGTAGTTTCCTGTTGCGTTTCGAGGAGGCTAGATGATGGTTAGTGATTTTGTTTTTATTCACTGCTGATGCAAAAGGTCAAATATTCTTATGACATAGGAATAGGAAATTTCTTATGGGGAGACACTATTTGTCCATTTGATTCGAAGGAATGGACCATAAGAAAAGGGGAGGAGTTTTCCTTTGTATTGAGTTtcataggaaaaacaaaggaattttACCATCCACTGAAACCTCTTTTTTACATTCCTATGCACAAACAACAAGGCAAAAGCTATAAGTAGCATTATATTAACTTTATCTTACATTCGCATATGTTTTGACCTTAATTTGACCTTGCTTTGTAGGATCACTGTATTTTTCCTATTCAATCGAATCAAACACCCAGTTTTGCAGATTCCTGTGTTTTTCACAATCCTTTGTTTTGCAAATGCAATCCTATCATATTCTTGAGTCTTCCGTATAAGTTATATCTATAGAGTTTTGTAGCTAACCACTCTGTCTGTATATGTTAGTTAGTTATTGTTTTTTCTGTTCTAAATTTCTAATAAATTGAAATTCGTGAGTCTCTAAGTTCTCTTTATGTCTACTGTCCAGGACGATTCAGTTCAGAAAATGGTGCTTGATCATGGTTCGGTATCATTTGGTAGATTTGCAGAAGAGTCTTTGTCATGGGAAAACAGATCAGTATTTGAACACAACAGACGTCAGGAGGAGATAAGCAAACTCACACTGCCTGGTTTAGTTGCAAAAAAGAAGGCATTTTTTGAAGAATATTACAAGAGGAAGGCTCAGAAAGCTAAACTTCTCACTGAAGCCACATTGGAAGAAAGGAGTGATGGCGACACTCTGGACCATAGTAGGCAGGAAGATGATTCACATGCAGTTGCTCCCGAAGATCCTGTGGATACTGCTCCAGGCTTCAGTTGTCAACCATCTACTGGAGTGAGCTCATCGGATGAGAATAAACGCTCTGAACCCCATGGGATAGGATACTTGACATTCAATCCTCTGTTTTCTCGGATAACAGGGTCACAAGGTATTCAAGATGAGGAGGCATCTAGTACTGCTCAAAATCAACATGTTGATGGTGAGTTTCGGCGCGCTATGCGCACGAGTAGTAAACATGGTCTCAACCAGGAAACCGTGGAGAGAAAGGTTCTTGCACCAAAGCATGTGGTTTCAACTGATTATGGTGAAAGTAATGTTGCTGCGTCGAGAATTATCTTGCCTATAGCAAGTTTGAAAGCTGGTGTTAAGAAACAGGAGCCAAGAAAGAGCATAGCGGCAGCTGTCATTAACGGGTTGACAAAGGGGGCCAAGGTAATGTGCTATTGGATTGATATTTACTGTTTATGTAGTGAAGGATCTACTTTTCAGCAAGGGGGGAGGGGTGACTGATAAGATATAACAGAACAGAGCTAGTTTTTGCAGTTGGTTCCTGCTTTAGCGGCAAGTAAATTCTAGATAATCAATACTAGAATGTTGTAGTATAGAAAGTTCATCGCAAAAGTACAAGAGTTTTATTTTGGACAATGGTTTACATTTGATATACAATTTGCTGCAATTACATGGCTGGTGTGAGTTTTGGTTTTGTATGAGATTCCAAGCAGTTTGGAAGGAAAATTCCATAATATAATTATATGACTTGCATGTGTGAATGAGCCAGATCACTTTCCAGGATAGTACTAGCTAGATCACTTTCCAGGATAGTACTAAAGAAAACTTTCCATTGTTGGTTTCTTCCTTTCTTGGTTATTTTATATATACGATGCAAAAGTTAAtgtcatttatctcatatgcccaTGTTTACTATTTCAGGACCCATCAAGTTGTCTTGTCCAAATTCCGAGAGTACATTTAAGAAGAAACTCAGAAAACATGAACTCTGAAGACTTGAAGGATCCTTTCCACAAGAGGGTTGAGATGAAATTGCGTGCTTTATCTGATAGGATGAGTGCTGAGAAAGCTGCTGCCTCTTCTAGATCTTCTCCGTACCAAAATGCTGATAGAGCTGCCATTTCTTCCAGATCTGCTTTGTGCCAGAACACTGATAGAGTCGTTGCACCATCTAAATCAGCTACACAAGCTTCTCACAAGTTTTTGAAAGAAGTACAGCCTGCAGCTACCCTTCCTCGTACAAATTTCTACAACAAGGGATCGTCTGTTTCTCATGTTGCCTCTAGCAACAGCAGTAATACTGGGAAGCTGGCTACTAGAAGCTCAGTTATGCCCAATTCACCTCAAAATAATGCAAAACCCTTGCAGGCTGCTCAGGTAGCTTTTGCCCCTAATCAAATGTTGATTTATCctttaaacttattcacaaatgcAACTTTGGTCACTTGCTTCTACATATGGACCATAATTTTCCTTTTGCTAATCGTCAGAAGATATTTTTGCAAGTTCGGTATAACAAATAGTTAAACGCTTCTAATGGTTTATGGGAAGTTGATAAGCTTAATTAATCTTGGCAGGTCGCATCGAAAAGAGGCACAGGTCTTACCAGTACAAGCAATGGATCGCAGAACAAAAGGTCTTCATTTTGATTtcatttctactccctccgttcctaaatataagtctttttagagatttcaataaggactacatacggatgtatatagacatattttagagtgtagattcactcattttgctccatatgtagtccgcattgagatctctaaaaagacttctatttaggaacggagggagtattcagcATATGTTGTGGAAATCTTGAATATCATTGAAACCTCTGTACTTGTTTGAACTGATTTTCAGGAAGCAGCTGAGCACGCCAGCGGCATCGGTTGGAAATTCCTGTACTAGAGGATCTATGCACATATCTGCACCCACAAGTGCAAGGTTTGTTCCTAGAGTGTGGAATGATTTATAAATTTGGTGTGAAATATCTGTTTCTTTTTTATGTAAATTGCTCCGTTCTTTGTGCAGAAGTAGCAGCAGCGGCATCCGACCTTACAAAGCTGCAAAGGCACTCCGGATTTCCAACGGGAGGAACGCAGCGGTTAAGGTAAGAGCAAACAGTGCCCTGGGATGATTCGTAGGATTATTGTTATAGACTGAAATCGCTTCCAAATCACAGCACTTGCTAATGTGGTTCTGTTGTAGACTGAAATGCTGCAGAAGTCCACAACATATGAAACCCATTCTGTTGGAGGAAGGAATGCTTTGTCAAAAGTTACTGTAAACGGCAACGAACAAAACAGAAAGGTCTGTTCTTTTCTTTTTGCATGCATGGGGTAACCAGTAACCACTAGCCAGGGATCTGTAGAAGTCGTATAAATCCATATGTCTATATACAAATTCATaggtccccgcaaaaaaaaaaaatcatcGGTGACTATAAAAAAAACTAAAGGTTGGTTCGTGCACACATCTTGTGTAGGTAATCTCGTCGCGTGATGGCAAGAGGAGCAACCTGGCGTGCAAGAGCAAGCCAAGGTATTGCCATTTGTGCGTATTATTATGACTGACTGACTGATCACTAcacagatactccctccgttcctaaatatttgtctttctagacatttcaaatggactaccacatacggatgtatgtagacatattttagagtgtagattcactcattttgctccgtatgtagtcatttgttgaaatatctagaaagacaaatatttaggaacggagggagtagaatttatGTGAATTGCTGAAAATCTGCCACTTGATTGTTCAtagctccgtatgtagtcatttgttgaaatatctagaaagacaaatatttaggaacggagggagtagaatttatGTGAATTGCTGAAAATCTGCCACTTGATTGTTCATGAAACAATTCTGTTTCTTTGTTAATGGAACAGTTCTGTTTCTTTGTTAACTGTGCAGACAGGAGAGGCCGCGATGGCGATGACGCGCCACTTGAGGAGCAGTTTGAGATGCGCGAGTTGGCACGGTTACTTGGTTGTATGGTTGTTCAAGGGCCTTCTCTCAACCTCGGTATAGTATTAAGGTTGTATGTTAGGCATGATGTTTTGCTGCTGCTTGTGACCTCTATTCTACCATGAGGCGTGATATATGATTCTTGTGTCAAGTTCAGAGCAAGGAAAGAGCAGGGAAGGCAGCGCTGTTTCGCCACAGATTGTTTGCCTGTTGTTGTCTGGTTGGTGAGTGAAAGCGAGACGTGGGAATACTAGCGATTAACTTGTGCTCGGAGCTACTGGAATTGCGGCCATAACGCTACGATTTGTCTCCACGTGTCTGCTGATTGTAGGTTTTCCTTCTGTTTGTGAGAGCTTCTCCAACAACTAGCCGTTGGGGTAAATTTTAGGGCACAAAAAAGTGACTTTTAGGACACTAAAAATTGTTCTTCTCCAGCAATTGTCCTATTTTAGGGCACTCAGATATACTAAAACATCCGAACTACTTGATCACATTGCACACATGCAAACTTTCAATTGTTCAAATATCTAAACATTCAAACTTACAAATCTCCAAATAGTTTTAAACATGCAATGATCTAAACATGCaaacatttgaatttaaacatAGTAGACTCCTCATCACTCTCACGCGCAAGGCTATCCTAGTCAATGTCAGAACCCTCGTCGTTGGACTCCACCTTAATCATCTATGAAGGCCTTAGCTGGTCCTCCTTACCATAGCACTATTTAGCCTTGAGAAAAGCCCCTTTCTCATCAACATCTCGACTTCGCTCGTTGTTTGAGGAGATCAGATCTATCCCGGGAATCCAAGGATGCAGAAATATGAAATCGAGCACAGATTACAGGAAACAAGCATACAATCTTACCTTCTAGGGAGTCGAGGAACAACAGATGAGATAGCCAGGGGGCTGGGTATTAGGTTTCCTTTTCCGGTCGCGCTCATGGTCCCTCTTCTAGAACCACTCTGCCTTGTACTGCACGAGGTGCGGATTTTCTGCTCTGAGCCTCACAATGGCCGCCTACTCACTCTCCCAGGTATCCCGCTCCTCGAGGACACATCAGGTCTCCATCTCTCGCGGGGCAGGACACAATGGTCACTAGCGGCCCGATGAACCCCGCATCCTCCCGCGTCTCGATCTTTGCTTGCGTTCTCCACCGTCTCAAAGCTGCCGAGCCAATACCGTCGACCGTTGCACTGAAACTcgactgaaaggatcgagatggacctagaggggagGATGGTGAGTAGGTACACTTACAAAATTTAATAtttactccctttgtaaagaaatataagatcgacGGTATatgtttctttacggagggagtattagttagcaatttagtccatatgcggaatatgaaagtgagcgtAACAATTTGCAAAGGTGTTTCTAATGCTACCAGTAGCAATATAATCAACAACAGCCAATTACAATATAACAAGTAAAGACAAGGAGACAAATAAATCACAAGTAAGAAGCCAGGGTTAGTGATAATTAACTGAAACTCTAGAGACGAGGATATATCCCAATATTCACTTCCTTGAAGGGAACCTAGTCACTGTTGGAGCATTGGAGTTACCCTAAATCCAGGCTTCCACCTGCCCCTCTCTATGTGAGCAGAGCATGACTTGGCCCACCCTTAAACGTGTGTGGCACGACATGAAAAATGGTTCACGGCGGCATGTTTATAAACGGGTCATCCCATTGCCGACACCTGTGCCGCACTTTCAGGCCTAGGTATGACACAACTGCTAAACGGGCCGACACGACAGGAAACAATGGTCAGCGGCAACACGTTTATAAACGGGTCGTGCCGTGCCGGCACACGTGCCGCACTTTCAGGTCCACGCATGACATACTTGCTAAATGGGCCGGCCCGACACAACACGTGTGTCGGTTGGCCCGCGTGCTATTCAGCTTTTGGGCTGTTTTGTGCCTATTTTTGGCATTTTAGgttgttcaaaaataaaaaaaagttcaaATATAAACGGGCTGTGCCAGCACACGGGCCTTGCCTCATGCTGGGCCGGGTACACACGACGTGCCAGGTACGCATGATTTTGGCCCGGCCCGCGTAGCACGGCCCAGATGGCCAGGTCTGCGTGCGAGCTTAGAACAGCCGATGCCCTGGGCCCCCAGGATAGTCAGCTTCGCTGCAGCGCCTGATGAGCATGCTCCGCCGCGCTCTCCTGCTCGGCCACCGCCTCCGCCGAGGCTTCTCCTCGGGTGCGGACCTGCCTCCGCCGCGCCCATCTGCCAGCCGCCGCGTGGTCGTGACGGGGCTGGGGGCCGTCACGCCACTCGGCCGCGGCGTCGGGTCCACCTGGGACCGCCTCGTGGCCGGAGACTGCGCGGTGCGCGCGCTCGCCGCGGAGGACCTACGCCTCACCGGGGATGCCGCGGGGAGGACGTTGGAGCAGCTCCCATCCAgggtcgccgccgccgtgccgcgcgGGAAGGGCGAGGCCGAGTTCGACGAGGAGGCGTGGACCAAGGTTTATGACTGACACTTCAGTAGCCCCTAATCATCCAGTATACATTGGTTTTCCCACTGTTGCCGTGAGATTGGATTGGTGCTCTTTTTTCTGCACATGATTGTTTCACGTGCGATTTATCATATATGAATTGCTAGTTTACATGCTTGATATAATTGATTCGAGAATGGATTTCATGTATAAGCTGCTCAACAGAAATTTAAATGAAGCTGTTACTTTCAGCAAACTATACAAGCTTTCCTGTAGACAATGCTGCAATACAGTCATGTCATAACTGGTACTGATATAAAGACCCTTATCTTCAGTGCCATTAGGAGTAACACAGTCTTCAATGCCACGGCACTTTGCTGAACCTGTTTTTCGTGTCGTTTCTGTCAGATATCTGTATGATTTAAGTAGATAGATTGTCTCTCTTTCTCCCTCTTCTACAACTGGAAATCTGTTGTGTTCTGATAAGATGCTATCGTGTGACTATAATATGCAACTGGTGATGTTATCTGTCTCACAGTTAAACTTTGTTTCATATTTCGAACTGTTGATTTAACATTTTTGTTTCCAGGACAGTAGATCTATATCGGGATTTATAGCATATGCTCTATGTGCAGCTGATGAGGCTTTGAGAGATGCAAATTGGTTGCCTTCAGAAAATGAGAAGAAGGAAAGAACGGTACCAATTGCTTTTGGTGGAagctcttttcctttttttgtgttTTTGCCGAGTTGCTGGATCTAATTAGAACCTTTATCAGGGTGTTTCAATTGGTGGGGGAATCGGAAGCATCTCAGACATTTTAGATGCATCACAGCTGATTGCTGAAAATGTTCGTACCAACAGTCACTGCAATTTGCTTTATTCTCACTCTTTTCCTTCTGTATTGTTAGTCATTGTGCAGCTATAGTGATTCTCCCTTTTATATTATATTGCTATGTGCCGAGTGAGAAATACAGTGTTAGATACAAGCAAAATAATGGCGGCTATCGGCTGGCCACTGGCATTACTGGTGGGCGCCAGTAGCGTTAAGATAAGAAAATTCATCTGATGTTAGCTactcaagtactccctctgttcacaaatataagatgttctaaactttttctgaatcagatgtatagagacacgttttagtgtgtctGTTCattcatttcagtccgtatgtagtccatactgaaatagcaaaaacatcttatatttgtgaacgaagGGAGTAAGTTTGAAGAAAATTGTGAGAAGATATGTTATTTAATCAATGAACAGGAAAACTGAGCGCTAACCGGCCAGGAATAGgataaaagggcagcccggtgcacgtagctcccgcttgcgcagggtccggcgAATGGTCTgaccactttgggtcttttgtacgCAGCCTTCTctgcatttctgcaagaggctatTTCCAGCGGCCAGGAACGGGATACATTGAATTTTTAGTTTACACTTGATAGTTGAAACTAGCCATTACAAAACTACTTATTGGTGGATGCTACTGGCCAAGACCAGCACTTTATCATatctgattttttttaattcttCGTTTACATGAGAATCAATCTATTTTTACGTCTTTTCCAAATCTTTGGCCTGCACAATACATGGCTTGCAatatattccctccgtcccaaaataagtgtcttaactttataCTAGgttttattttgggacggagggagtaactcatTATCTTCTGGTCACTTCCAGCACTGACGTGTGCAATTTATTTTCTTCTGAATGCAGCGTCTACGCCGTCTCAGCCCATTCTTCATCCCCAAGATTTTGATCAACATGGCATCAGGTCATGTCAGCATGAAATATGGTTTCCAGGTGTACATTGTTATTGTCATATGCCATAGTTCAGGCTTTTGTTTCCATTTTGTATAATTATTGCATGAATCACATTGATATTTAATTATTCAAACCTAGGGTCCAAACCATGCTGCCGTGACAGCTTGTGCCACAGGCGCTCACTCTATTGGTGATGCTACACGGATGATTCAATTTGGAGATGCAGATGTGATGGTGGCTGGAGGAACAGAGTCTAGTATTGATGCTTTATCTATAGCTGGATTTTCTAGGCAAGTATGTTCGCATCTTCACAATTGTTTTGATTTGCTTAATTTCCCAACTACTCTGTCTAGATGCTCCTTAAGGTTTCAATGTACACCTGTTGACTGAAGGTTGTAGGACAAAGTAGAGAACTCATGTTTTTGTCCACAAACCACTCGTGGTCGTGGCTCATAATATCATATGCAAACTTAATCTGTTTATCCAGAAAAACTTAGTTACAGTCACACTCTTGCACTTTTTATCCGCTATCCCCATCACTAGTATTGCCAAAACCATCTTATTTTCACTATAATGTTCTGCAGGTTAAGGGCATTGTCTacaaagtataactctcttccaCAAGCATCTTCGAGGCCATTTGATTGTGGCAGAGATGGATTTGTGTACGTCATACTTCTATTGAATCGTATTTTTTACTTCCCTTAGTTTTTCCTTCCTATTGCGCGTTCTTATCTTCCGTCTTAAAAAACCAATAGGATTGGTGAAGGTTGTGGAGTCATGGTGTTGGAGGTGAGTTCAGAGGAAACACTGATCATTTCCTGTTGTCTGTTCTTACCTTTGCTGTTTCCAAGCTGCTGGTTCGCTGTTATTTTATAGGATCAGTCATTTACATATTGAAAAAAATGTCCATAGCACTTTGTTAAAGAGTTTGTCAAAGGACTTAAATCGCCATAGTATTGCTCCTTTAGAAGCTGCTTGGAAGAATGGTGTTTCTTGGTGAAGTTTTGGTATctgagtcaaatttgaactaaatgccaAAACTTACCTGCAAATACTCCTTTTCTGACCAGGCCCTTATTGTGTAAACTTTGCTGTATCCTGTATATGGTATATGCAACTTTTATTCTGGAAACTGTCCTATTGCATTTTTGTTTGCTGAACAGACTGTACATCAATTTATTCCTGTGTAGGCACTTGACCATGCAATGGAACGAGGCGCAAAAATTTATGCAGAAGTTCGAGGCTATGGCATGTCTGGTATCCTCCGATTCCACAAAAGAGATGGTCTACTTTGTCATTAGTATGTACTGCATCATGAACATCAGCTTCTGTCAGGTGATGCACACCACATAACTCAGCCACAAAATGATGGTAGAGGTGCTATCTTAGCCATGGAAAGGGCATTGGAACAGGTGTGGCATATTCTTTCTAATTCGTGTGGTGCACATTTTAAGCATTTATTAAGCTTTGAGGAATTAGAAATTACATTTTAAACACGTATTAAGCTTTGAGGAATTAGAAATCACATCACAATAATTATTTTCTTGACATTCTGATTTTGATAGAATTCTTGGTCCTTTTCTAGTCAGGGCTTCAGGCAGATCAAATTGATTATTTGAACGCGCATGCAACATCAACCCCTCTCGGTAGGTGCTCACACTAAGCCTGGCAAAATACACCTGGGCTGGCATGACTTCTGTTTATTCTATCTTGTGGGTAAACTTGTGTTTATAATTCTGCGGCATCTTGAGTTATGATAAATAAGCTGATGTCTTGGATCTGAACCACAATCAGGGGATGCTGTCGAGGCAACTGCAATAAAATCTGTCTTTGGCCACCACGCGACATCCGGTGGTCTTGCGTTATCCTCAACTAAGGTACACGTCATTCTGCGCAGCTAAACTGTCACAGCTCCCGCACTAGTCTAGTCCATTTTATGACAATGACTGAGGACCAAAAGAACCCGTCTTCTCCAGGGAGCAATCGGTCATCTGCTAGGGGCGGCTGGATCAGTGGAAGCAATCTTCACCGTGCTAGCAATCCACCATGTATGTTACCCACCATGAGTGATCCCTGGTCAGTAGCTCCGTGCAATGAAAAATTGCTCTGTAGCCCGTACTCATCATCACATGCAATTTTTGCAGGGAGTGGCGCCGCCCACGCTCAACCTGGAGCAGCCCGATCCACTGTTCGAAAGCGCGTTCATGCCTCTAACCGCCGCCAAGAAGATGCCGATACGGGCCGCCATCTCGAATTCCTTCGGGTTTGGTGGAACCAACGCGTCACTGCTGTTCTCGTGTCCGCCCTAGCGACCCAAAATCACCCTCTCACTCTTCTGTTTTCCCCTTCGAAGAGGCATATCAGAATGCTGAGAGTTTCTCTGCCCGTGAACTTAATAAACTTGGGAAGGCACCATCCGCGTTGAGCAGGAGTTGGGGGGTTTCAGGCACTGACGTTTGTGCTGTGCTCCCGTGAGTCCGGAGCATCGCCCAACTTGTGGGCGCTGCTTACTCGTAGGCCGGTAAAGTTTTACAGAACGACAATTTATCGctgaatttttattttattttgtttgagaGATAGAATTTTCGCCGAGCCGGTTAGGTGCAGCGACGTGCGCCGCTTGTGAGAGAGCACCTCGTGAGGGTGGCCCACCTGCCAGCCTCCCCATGCGGCCGGGTCGCACGTACGACCCGGTTGTATTGGATTATTTTGCAGCGACGTGGGGGTGACTGGCTGGTGAGGAGGTTTGGCCGTCGCTCTCACGTGCTAGCTACCACGGGAAGGGGAACGAAACCAACCCAAATGCAGTGCTGCTGCCTGCTGTTTGGATGCTGTCCGTGCATACGTCCAACGGGGGCGAAACCTGAGGAGCGCTAGCACTCCACAGTCCACACGCAAATGAACTCCTCGCCGCCCACGGAAAACAAGGCAAAAAAGATGAGTTTGAAAGGCTGTTTGTTACAGCATCAGATGAACACGAGCTGCTTATCACTTTCTAGAACTGTAAGTTCTCGACTATatgtcttagggcatctccagccgttggccccccaggaggggcaaaaaatcgcccctggtggcgcaccggcgctaaaccgcatactgggggcgtgatgccccccagtcgcggcgcccacagtattttaaaaaatttaaacacggcacaaacacggcgcaaattcattgcaaacttcggcgagttcgttcaaacttaaacatattttacaaaaaaaaagaaaaaactaccgcgggctacccccgtcgtctccctcgccgccccgcccacgcggttctacatgccgaggaggctgta
Above is a window of Triticum aestivum cultivar Chinese Spring chromosome 6B, IWGSC CS RefSeq v2.1, whole genome shotgun sequence DNA encoding:
- the LOC123136724 gene encoding protein WVD2-like 7 yields the protein MAAEVGQPFSGWSHSDSPYNDLCTQDDSVQKMVLDHGSVSFGRFAEESLSWENRSVFEHNRRQEEISKLTLPGLVAKKKAFFEEYYKRKAQKAKLLTEATLEERSDGDTLDHSRQEDDSHAVAPEDPVDTAPGFSCQPSTGVSSSDENKRSEPHGIGYLTFNPLFSRITGSQGIQDEEASSTAQNQHVDGEFRRAMRTSSKHGLNQETVERKVLAPKHVVSTDYGESNVAASRIILPIASLKAGVKKQEPRKSIAAAVINGLTKGAKDPSSCLVQIPRVHLRRNSENMNSEDLKDPFHKRVEMKLRALSDRMSAEKAAASSRSSPYQNADRAAISSRSALCQNTDRVVAPSKSATQASHKFLKEVQPAATLPRTNFYNKGSSVSHVASSNSSNTGKLATRSSVMPNSPQNNAKPLQAAQVASKRGTGLTSTSNGSQNKRKQLSTPAASVGNSCTRGSMHISAPTSARSSSSGIRPYKAAKALRISNGRNAAVKTEMLQKSTTYETHSVGGRNALSKVTVNGNEQNRKVISSRDGKRSNLACKSKPRQERPRWR
- the LOC123136726 gene encoding 3-oxoacyl-[acyl-carrier-protein] synthase, mitochondrial isoform X2, with translation MPWAPRIVSFAAAPDEHAPPRSPARPPPPPRLLLGCGPASAAPICQPPRGRDGAGGRHATRPRRRVHLGPPRGRRLRGARARRGGPTPHRGCRGEDVGAAPIQGRRRRAAREGRGRVRRGGVDQADEALRDANWLPSENEKKERTGVSIGGGIGSISDILDASQLIAENRLRRLSPFFIPKILINMASGHVSMKYGFQGPNHAAVTACATGAHSIGDATRMIQFGDADVMVAGGTESSIDALSIAGFSRLRALSTKYNSLPQASSRPFDCGRDGFVIGEGCGVMVLEALDHAMERGAKIYAEVRGYGMSGDAHHITQPQNDGRGAILAMERALEQSGLQADQIDYLNAHATSTPLGDAVEATAIKSVFGHHATSGGLALSSTKGAIGHLLGAAGSVEAIFTVLAIHHGVAPPTLNLEQPDPLFESAFMPLTAAKKMPIRAAISNSFGFGGTNASLLFSCPP
- the LOC123136726 gene encoding 3-oxoacyl-[acyl-carrier-protein] synthase, mitochondrial isoform X1 is translated as MSMLRRALLLGHRLRRGFSSGADLPPPRPSASRRVVVTGLGAVTPLGRGVGSTWDRLVAGDCAVRALAAEDLRLTGDAAGRTLEQLPSRVAAAVPRGKGEAEFDEEAWTKDSRSISGFIAYALCAADEALRDANWLPSENEKKERTGVSIGGGIGSISDILDASQLIAENRLRRLSPFFIPKILINMASGHVSMKYGFQGPNHAAVTACATGAHSIGDATRMIQFGDADVMVAGGTESSIDALSIAGFSRLRALSTKYNSLPQASSRPFDCGRDGFVIGEGCGVMVLEALDHAMERGAKIYAEVRGYGMSGDAHHITQPQNDGRGAILAMERALEQSGLQADQIDYLNAHATSTPLGDAVEATAIKSVFGHHATSGGLALSSTKGAIGHLLGAAGSVEAIFTVLAIHHGVAPPTLNLEQPDPLFESAFMPLTAAKKMPIRAAISNSFGFGGTNASLLFSCPP
- the LOC123136726 gene encoding 3-oxoacyl-[acyl-carrier-protein] synthase, mitochondrial isoform X3 — encoded protein: MPRGGRWSSSHPGSPPPCRAGRARPSSTRRRGPSRSISGFIAYALCAADEALRDANWLPSENEKKERTGVSIGGGIGSISDILDASQLIAENRLRRLSPFFIPKILINMASGHVSMKYGFQGPNHAAVTACATGAHSIGDATRMIQFGDADVMVAGGTESSIDALSIAGFSRLRALSTKYNSLPQASSRPFDCGRDGFVIGEGCGVMVLEALDHAMERGAKIYAEVRGYGMSGDAHHITQPQNDGRGAILAMERALEQSGLQADQIDYLNAHATSTPLGDAVEATAIKSVFGHHATSGGLALSSTKGAIGHLLGAAGSVEAIFTVLAIHHGVAPPTLNLEQPDPLFESAFMPLTAAKKMPIRAAISNSFGFGGTNASLLFSCPP